In one window of Arthrobacter pascens DNA:
- a CDS encoding shikimate dehydrogenase translates to MSNRTQSYLVGLVGDGVKPSLTPDMHEREADLQGLRYLYRPIDLLELGLPGESVGDLLQSARMLGFNGLNITHPCKQLVLQHLDEVSRDALRLGAVNTVVIRDGRFIGHNTDFSGFAAALASGLPGVRLGRVVQLGAGGAGSAVAYALLSAGVQSLDLVDVDPARSAARAAELSGFFPDSTVTARTTAELPQLMPLADGLAHCTPVGMAAHPGVPLDLDLLEPRHWVADIVYRPIDTELVRGARAKGCDVLDGGRMAVGQAADAFRIFTGVRADAERMRTHFLELVAAEGVAA, encoded by the coding sequence ATGAGTAATCGGACTCAGTCCTACCTTGTGGGACTGGTCGGTGACGGCGTGAAGCCGTCACTCACCCCCGACATGCACGAACGCGAAGCGGATCTGCAGGGCCTGCGCTACCTCTACCGGCCCATCGACCTCCTGGAGCTTGGCCTTCCCGGCGAGTCAGTGGGCGACCTGCTGCAAAGTGCCCGCATGCTTGGTTTCAATGGCCTCAACATCACCCACCCCTGCAAGCAGCTGGTCCTGCAGCACCTGGACGAGGTCTCACGGGACGCCCTCAGGCTTGGCGCCGTCAATACAGTGGTGATCCGGGACGGCAGGTTCATCGGCCACAACACAGACTTTTCGGGCTTCGCCGCCGCCCTCGCCTCGGGCCTTCCGGGGGTTCGGCTGGGCCGCGTGGTCCAGCTCGGCGCAGGCGGCGCCGGTTCCGCGGTCGCGTACGCCCTGCTCTCAGCAGGCGTGCAGTCGCTTGACTTGGTGGACGTGGACCCCGCCCGCTCTGCGGCCCGTGCCGCCGAACTGTCCGGCTTCTTCCCCGACAGCACCGTAACGGCCCGTACGACGGCAGAGCTGCCGCAGCTGATGCCCCTGGCCGACGGGCTGGCGCATTGCACCCCCGTTGGAATGGCCGCACACCCGGGTGTCCCACTGGACCTGGACCTCCTGGAACCCCGGCACTGGGTCGCCGACATTGTCTACCGCCCTATTGACACCGAGCTGGTCCGGGGTGCCCGGGCCAAGGGCTGTGACGTGCTTGACGGTGGCCGCATGGCCGTGGGGCAGGCAGCAGACGCGTTCCGGATCTTCACCGGCGTCAGGGCAGATGCGGAACGCATGCGCACTCATTTCCTGGAGCTTGTGGCTGCCGAAGGGGTGGCTGCCTGA